One Ahaetulla prasina isolate Xishuangbanna chromosome 1, ASM2864084v1, whole genome shotgun sequence DNA window includes the following coding sequences:
- the LOC131189173 gene encoding uncharacterized protein LOC131189173 isoform X2, with the protein MTYGEKMAKTEAVECFSLYDISAIVYTKSAHRIILPMIAELYNLIIAIEQREITHEAFANLETTAEELAKATEELGCIAKRLAEKSGDEVLEKEMVSATQTLLVSGKNILLAVQKLLIQPDVCSSVEELAVSAKRILVGTIKVLWAQEDSTIRRIIQAAHWLFDCLLMLDSAKDVSAVLSASHPFSETLLLVTNLTERFLWDLKESLQQKHLAQTLQTLKNSIPMLFTAKVSHLQYPHEQQMNRSKNYIFDLAKSNVKKLISLLKSNIGRTKKLHERYGFFPQHLHQFLGLMSSPQPIHLREDKLNLPVEVLIFYCMLFADSSRATLKQELIQLCRHLLKFRKAIVDVSTFNGFSKENIKEECFVVKTELEHLNQIIRSAVIYQIFDNLVDIKDPMRKLIEAAMEPCSHVGKEGLLRKLKPLITTFFSHSTQMLKAADLILVTCTERETVEDIEQCINQFNRLLATVPGLLSELSLFPGNGDVSKKLNFLSQIWSSTTESLMMCLDKILDLHEFLDASVQEMVRHKEASEKALDMQDFEHFLGHTSRLCRQATQIVEFISRFVAKARDPIFRNGLLVLIKQLKNAITQTDDSINLCMVKMTSLQAKEEYSKRTKELIEFACNVQKGLDECNQPDILSPLRDGVHDFNISIDVPKALASQDPMEFSTHSFIKQNSSNNAELLVGSLDKFKPPYCPSLEFPRRNIIYRKDAVRTIDLHPLIRELTTATSIHDAIRLNGICADLLELANCCIDAAKEALRIVESPMSDKLLHYKEIVGLIPHFIGLAREVEANPVLNSEQLLQTAILLSEKIDETKHSLTFVVSSWYRLARQLIGFMPPCSSHDEIQSFDEIMEILETLVQLISKVVHSDDRKLLPECSSLQEIFLRVQTKFTCVQTRTKYLLEKAQDISRSHPDFTKQDRFDASCILWSVTIQALLNIVDQFIGRDVLALKELQTKMKYRLCLQSTLTIVSENSVRIQEAAKLSILLCARQGIENEIPSQIEQIKILTESLLQVANALAVSPIAAPSLLVQFEVLQRKLALTAKAILLQLNGLNGEYLSSIQSVVRLSQFISHGTGSNSDLIQKETFGRKAAFLKANIQMVDKVIRDALEEPSKFPKLKENLLATTGNLLLLTDEIMGLAGQFHSQLDQHHHLVDSLLYEWSAKAGYLVRQLQSMKGISETVLQVVRRCLQNDEEHIYSIQPSSLKKEDYTQHQNTLSSGHKAIKAGEGFFSASNKITMYSEDLPSDFQPSHSECSLSPTSSLGDLENHGCLISQIIEEMRVQVSYMAQFLKRKGPIMTKEEVIATAIQVIAGGDALVKFAGRITKDCLNERCAAELLCALEKTKTINYQLSIVTRVIASTGSSRSSVEHLVSNAQNLFQGILQMFMAAEAACVKGLQHPSTDTEESNTATFCSQSRKSLGWYGAKESLNSDKEELGLCKTGLWPSPLSPL; encoded by the exons AAGCAGTAGAGTGCTTTTCTCTGTATGACATCAGTGCTATTGTTTATACCAAATCTGCACATAGAATTATTTTGCCCATGATTGCTGAACTATACAATTTAATAATAGCAATTGAGCAGAGAGAAATTACCCATGAAGCTTTTGCCAATTTAGAGACAACTGCAGAAGAATTAGCAAAAGCTACGGAAGAACTTGGCTGTATTGCTAAaag GCTGGCTGAAAAATCTGGTGATGAGGTCCTTGAGAAGGAGATGGTGTCAGCAACTCAAACTCTCCTGGTATCAGGGAAAAACATCCTTCTTGCTGTTCAGAAGCTTCTCATTCAACCCGATGTTTGCAGCTCTGTAGAAGAATTGGCTGTTTCTGCAAAAAGGATACTTGTGGGAACCATAAAA GTTCTCTGGGCACAAGAGGATTCCACCATCAGGCGGATAATCCAAGCTGCTCATTGGCTATTTGATTGCTTGCTGATGCTGGACTCTGCTAAAGATGTATCAGCAGTGCTAAGTGCTTCTCACCCCTTTTCAGAGACTCTTCTGTTAGTCACCAATCTGACAGAAAGATTCCTTTGGGATCTTAAAGAATCTTTGCAGCAGAAACATTTAGCTCAAACCCTGCAGACCCTTAAAAACAGCATCCCTATGTTATTCACAGCAAAAGTCAGCCACCTTCAGTATCCCCATGAGCAACAAATGAACCGATCCAAAAATTACATTTTTGACTTAGCAAAAAGTAATGTAAAAAAGTTGATATCCCTGTTGAAGAGCAACATAGGAAGAACAAAAAAACTGCATGAAAGGTATGGCTTTTTTCCCCAGCATTTGCATCAATTTCTAGGCCTTATGTCTAGTCCACAGCCAATTCATCTACGTGAAGATAAATTAAACTTACCTGTAGAAGTTCTAATTTTCTATTGCATGCTGTTTGCTGATTCATCAAGAGCAACTCTAAAGCAAGAGCTAATTCAACTTTGTCGTCATTTACTGAAATTCAGAAAAGCGATTGTGGATGTAAGCACATTTAATGGCTTttcaaaggaaaatataaaaGAGGAATGTTTTGTCGTGAAAACCGAATTGGAACATCTTAATCAAATAATACGTTCTGCTGTTATCTATCAGATTTTTGATAATTTGGTTGATATTAAAGACCCCATGAGGAAACTGATAGAAGCTGCTATGGAGCCATGTTCTCATGTTGGAAAGGAAGGCCTCTTAAGAAAATTGAAACCTTTGATTACCACATTCTTCAGTCATTCCACACAGATGCTTAAAGCAGCCGATTTGATTCTTGTTACATGCACAGAAAGGGAAACTGTTGAAGATATTGAACAGTGTATAAACCAATTTAATAGGCTTCTTGCCACAGTGCCTGGTCTCCTGAGTGAACTGAGCCTTTTTCCAGGAAATGGTGATGTGTCTAAAAAATTAAACTTCTTGTCTCAAATATGGTCAAGCACAACAGAAAGTTTGATGATGTGTTTGGACAAAATACTTGATTTGCATGAATTCCTTGATGCATCTGTTCAAGAGATGGTGAGACACAAAGAAGCAAGTGAAAAAGCTTTAGATATGCAAGACTTCGAACATTTTTTGGGGCACACATCTAGATTGTGCAGACAAGCAACACAGATAGTTGAGTTTATTAGTAGATTTGTGGCCAAAGCCAGAGATCCCATTTTCCGGAATGGGCTCTTGGTTTTAATTAAACAACTGAAAAATGCCATAACACAGACAGATGATAGCATAAATTTGTGTATGGTAAAAATGACCAGTCTGCAAGCTAAAGAAGAATATTCAAAGAGGACAAAGGAATTGATAGAGTTTGCTTGTAATGTCCAAAAGGGGCTAGATGAATGTAATCAGCCAGATATTCTTAGTCCACTTCGGGATGGTGTCCATGATTTCAATATTTCCATAGATGTTCCAAAGGCTCTTGCTTCACAGGATCCTATGGAATTTAGTACACACAGTTTCATAAAACAAAATAGCTCAAATAATGCAGAATTGCTGGTCGGGTCTTTGGACAAATTTAAACCGCCCTATTGTCCTTCTCTGGAATTTCCCAGAAGAAATATTATATACCGGAAAGATGCAGTCAGAACTATTGATTTACACCCACTGATTAGAGAGCTGACAACAGCAACAAGTATACATGATGCCATACGCCTGAATGGTATTTGTGCTGATTTGCTGGAGCTGGCTAACTGTTGCATTGATGCAGCTAAAGAAGCCTTACGGATTGTTGAGTCACCTATGTCTGATAAGCTATTGCATTATAAAGAAATAGTGGGGTTAATCCCTCATTTTATTGGATTAGCTAGAGAAGTAGAGGCAAACCCTGTTCTCAATTCAGAGCAACTGCTGCAAACAGCTATTTTGCTTTCTGAGAAGATTGATGAAACAAAGCACAGTCTGACTTTTGTTGTAAGTTCTTGGTACAGGCTGGCAAGGCAGTTAATTGGCTTTATGCCTCCATGTAGTTCTCATGACGAAATCCAAAGTTTCGATGAGATCATGGAGATTTTAGAGACGCTGGTTCAGTTAATTAGCAAAGTGGTCCATTCAGATGACAGAAAATTGCTCCCCGAGTGTTCCAGCCTTCAGGAAATTTTCCTGCGAGTTCAAACTAAGTTCACTTGCGTACAAACCAGAACAAAATACCTACTTGAAAAAGCACAGGATATTAGTAGATCTCATCCTGATTTCACTAAACAGGACAGATTTGATGCAAGTTGCATTCTGTGGTCTGTTACTATCCAAGCATTGTTAAATATTGTAGATCAGTTTATAGGAAGAGATGTATTGGCCCTAAAAGAGTTACAAACTAAAATGAAATACCGGCTTTGCTTGCAGAGCACACTGACAATAGTATCTGAAAATTCTGTTAGAATACAGGAAGCTGCTAAGTTGTCAATTCTGTTATGTGCTAGACAAGGTATTGAGAATGAGATTCCATCTCAAATAGAACAGATCAAAATATTGACAGAATCTCTGCTTCAAGTTGCAAATGCTCTGGCAGTCTCTCCAATTGCTGCTCCTAGTTTATTGGTTCAGTTTGAAGTTCTCCAAAGAAAACTTGCCCTAACAGCCAAAGCCATCTTGCTTCAACTGAATGGACTCAATGGAGAATACTTGAGCAGCATCCAGAGTGTTGTCAGATTAAGCCAATTTATATCACATGGCACTGGAAGTAACAGTGACCTCATCCAAAAGGAGACCTTTGGAAGAAAGGCAGCCTTCCTCAAAGCAAATATCCAAATGGTGGACAAAGTCATCCGGGATGCACTGGAGGAGCCATCCAAATTCCCAAAGCTGAAAGAGAATTTACTTGCCACTACAGGGAACCTTCTCCTTCTTACTGATGAAATTATGGGACTAGCTGGACAATTCCACAGCCAATTAGACCAGCATCATCATCTGGTAGATAGTCTTCTATATGAGTGGTCTGCTAAAGCTGGTTATCTTGTGAGACAGCTTCAGTCCATGAAGGGCATCAGTGAAACAGTTCTGCAAGTTGTTAGAAGGTGCTTACAAAATGATGAGGAACATATTTATTCCATCCAGCCTTCCTCATTGAAGAAAGAAGATTATACGCAGCATCAGAACACCCTATCCTCAGGACACAAAGCCATCAAGGCTGGAGAAGGATTTTTTTCTGCCAGTAACAAAATTACCATG TATTCGGAAGATCTTCCAAGTGATTTCCAGCCTAGTCACTCTGAATGCAGTTTGAGTCCAACTTCCTCACTGGGAGACTTGGAGAACCATGGCTGTCTTATTTCACAAATAATTGAGGAAATGAGAGTTCAAGTGTCATACATGGCCCAGTTTCTAAAAAGGAAAGGGCCAATCATG accAAAGAGGAAGTCATTGCCACGGCTATTCAAGTTATTGCTGGAGGGGACGCACTGGTGAAATTTGCTGGCAGAATTACAAAGGATTGCTTAAATGAAAGATGTGCAGCTGAACTGCTGTGTGCCTTGGAGAAAACCAAAACAATTAACTATCAACTTAGCATCGTTACCCG GGTAATTGCATCAACAGGTAGCAGTAGATCGTCTGTGGAACATCTTGTAAGCAATGCTCAAAATCTGTTCCAGGGAATTCTTCAAATGTTTATGGCAGCAGAAGCCGCTTGTGTCAAA GGTTTGCAACACCCATCCACTGATACAGAAGAATCAAATACAGCTACATTTTGCAGCCAATCGAGGAAGAGTCTTGGTTGGTATGGGGCGAAGGAAAGTTTGAATTCAGACAAAGAGGAGCTCGGACTCTGCAAAACAGGACTGTGGCCCAGCCCACTTTCACCTCTGTGA
- the LOC131189173 gene encoding uncharacterized protein LOC131189173 isoform X1, whose product MRTPPQRGQRRKEADPARGRASAVASRRKKKAVECFSLYDISAIVYTKSAHRIILPMIAELYNLIIAIEQREITHEAFANLETTAEELAKATEELGCIAKRLAEKSGDEVLEKEMVSATQTLLVSGKNILLAVQKLLIQPDVCSSVEELAVSAKRILVGTIKVLWAQEDSTIRRIIQAAHWLFDCLLMLDSAKDVSAVLSASHPFSETLLLVTNLTERFLWDLKESLQQKHLAQTLQTLKNSIPMLFTAKVSHLQYPHEQQMNRSKNYIFDLAKSNVKKLISLLKSNIGRTKKLHERYGFFPQHLHQFLGLMSSPQPIHLREDKLNLPVEVLIFYCMLFADSSRATLKQELIQLCRHLLKFRKAIVDVSTFNGFSKENIKEECFVVKTELEHLNQIIRSAVIYQIFDNLVDIKDPMRKLIEAAMEPCSHVGKEGLLRKLKPLITTFFSHSTQMLKAADLILVTCTERETVEDIEQCINQFNRLLATVPGLLSELSLFPGNGDVSKKLNFLSQIWSSTTESLMMCLDKILDLHEFLDASVQEMVRHKEASEKALDMQDFEHFLGHTSRLCRQATQIVEFISRFVAKARDPIFRNGLLVLIKQLKNAITQTDDSINLCMVKMTSLQAKEEYSKRTKELIEFACNVQKGLDECNQPDILSPLRDGVHDFNISIDVPKALASQDPMEFSTHSFIKQNSSNNAELLVGSLDKFKPPYCPSLEFPRRNIIYRKDAVRTIDLHPLIRELTTATSIHDAIRLNGICADLLELANCCIDAAKEALRIVESPMSDKLLHYKEIVGLIPHFIGLAREVEANPVLNSEQLLQTAILLSEKIDETKHSLTFVVSSWYRLARQLIGFMPPCSSHDEIQSFDEIMEILETLVQLISKVVHSDDRKLLPECSSLQEIFLRVQTKFTCVQTRTKYLLEKAQDISRSHPDFTKQDRFDASCILWSVTIQALLNIVDQFIGRDVLALKELQTKMKYRLCLQSTLTIVSENSVRIQEAAKLSILLCARQGIENEIPSQIEQIKILTESLLQVANALAVSPIAAPSLLVQFEVLQRKLALTAKAILLQLNGLNGEYLSSIQSVVRLSQFISHGTGSNSDLIQKETFGRKAAFLKANIQMVDKVIRDALEEPSKFPKLKENLLATTGNLLLLTDEIMGLAGQFHSQLDQHHHLVDSLLYEWSAKAGYLVRQLQSMKGISETVLQVVRRCLQNDEEHIYSIQPSSLKKEDYTQHQNTLSSGHKAIKAGEGFFSASNKITMYSEDLPSDFQPSHSECSLSPTSSLGDLENHGCLISQIIEEMRVQVSYMAQFLKRKGPIMTKEEVIATAIQVIAGGDALVKFAGRITKDCLNERCAAELLCALEKTKTINYQLSIVTRVIASTGSSRSSVEHLVSNAQNLFQGILQMFMAAEAACVKGLQHPSTDTEESNTATFCSQSRKSLGWYGAKESLNSDKEELGLCKTGLWPSPLSPL is encoded by the exons AAGCAGTAGAGTGCTTTTCTCTGTATGACATCAGTGCTATTGTTTATACCAAATCTGCACATAGAATTATTTTGCCCATGATTGCTGAACTATACAATTTAATAATAGCAATTGAGCAGAGAGAAATTACCCATGAAGCTTTTGCCAATTTAGAGACAACTGCAGAAGAATTAGCAAAAGCTACGGAAGAACTTGGCTGTATTGCTAAaag GCTGGCTGAAAAATCTGGTGATGAGGTCCTTGAGAAGGAGATGGTGTCAGCAACTCAAACTCTCCTGGTATCAGGGAAAAACATCCTTCTTGCTGTTCAGAAGCTTCTCATTCAACCCGATGTTTGCAGCTCTGTAGAAGAATTGGCTGTTTCTGCAAAAAGGATACTTGTGGGAACCATAAAA GTTCTCTGGGCACAAGAGGATTCCACCATCAGGCGGATAATCCAAGCTGCTCATTGGCTATTTGATTGCTTGCTGATGCTGGACTCTGCTAAAGATGTATCAGCAGTGCTAAGTGCTTCTCACCCCTTTTCAGAGACTCTTCTGTTAGTCACCAATCTGACAGAAAGATTCCTTTGGGATCTTAAAGAATCTTTGCAGCAGAAACATTTAGCTCAAACCCTGCAGACCCTTAAAAACAGCATCCCTATGTTATTCACAGCAAAAGTCAGCCACCTTCAGTATCCCCATGAGCAACAAATGAACCGATCCAAAAATTACATTTTTGACTTAGCAAAAAGTAATGTAAAAAAGTTGATATCCCTGTTGAAGAGCAACATAGGAAGAACAAAAAAACTGCATGAAAGGTATGGCTTTTTTCCCCAGCATTTGCATCAATTTCTAGGCCTTATGTCTAGTCCACAGCCAATTCATCTACGTGAAGATAAATTAAACTTACCTGTAGAAGTTCTAATTTTCTATTGCATGCTGTTTGCTGATTCATCAAGAGCAACTCTAAAGCAAGAGCTAATTCAACTTTGTCGTCATTTACTGAAATTCAGAAAAGCGATTGTGGATGTAAGCACATTTAATGGCTTttcaaaggaaaatataaaaGAGGAATGTTTTGTCGTGAAAACCGAATTGGAACATCTTAATCAAATAATACGTTCTGCTGTTATCTATCAGATTTTTGATAATTTGGTTGATATTAAAGACCCCATGAGGAAACTGATAGAAGCTGCTATGGAGCCATGTTCTCATGTTGGAAAGGAAGGCCTCTTAAGAAAATTGAAACCTTTGATTACCACATTCTTCAGTCATTCCACACAGATGCTTAAAGCAGCCGATTTGATTCTTGTTACATGCACAGAAAGGGAAACTGTTGAAGATATTGAACAGTGTATAAACCAATTTAATAGGCTTCTTGCCACAGTGCCTGGTCTCCTGAGTGAACTGAGCCTTTTTCCAGGAAATGGTGATGTGTCTAAAAAATTAAACTTCTTGTCTCAAATATGGTCAAGCACAACAGAAAGTTTGATGATGTGTTTGGACAAAATACTTGATTTGCATGAATTCCTTGATGCATCTGTTCAAGAGATGGTGAGACACAAAGAAGCAAGTGAAAAAGCTTTAGATATGCAAGACTTCGAACATTTTTTGGGGCACACATCTAGATTGTGCAGACAAGCAACACAGATAGTTGAGTTTATTAGTAGATTTGTGGCCAAAGCCAGAGATCCCATTTTCCGGAATGGGCTCTTGGTTTTAATTAAACAACTGAAAAATGCCATAACACAGACAGATGATAGCATAAATTTGTGTATGGTAAAAATGACCAGTCTGCAAGCTAAAGAAGAATATTCAAAGAGGACAAAGGAATTGATAGAGTTTGCTTGTAATGTCCAAAAGGGGCTAGATGAATGTAATCAGCCAGATATTCTTAGTCCACTTCGGGATGGTGTCCATGATTTCAATATTTCCATAGATGTTCCAAAGGCTCTTGCTTCACAGGATCCTATGGAATTTAGTACACACAGTTTCATAAAACAAAATAGCTCAAATAATGCAGAATTGCTGGTCGGGTCTTTGGACAAATTTAAACCGCCCTATTGTCCTTCTCTGGAATTTCCCAGAAGAAATATTATATACCGGAAAGATGCAGTCAGAACTATTGATTTACACCCACTGATTAGAGAGCTGACAACAGCAACAAGTATACATGATGCCATACGCCTGAATGGTATTTGTGCTGATTTGCTGGAGCTGGCTAACTGTTGCATTGATGCAGCTAAAGAAGCCTTACGGATTGTTGAGTCACCTATGTCTGATAAGCTATTGCATTATAAAGAAATAGTGGGGTTAATCCCTCATTTTATTGGATTAGCTAGAGAAGTAGAGGCAAACCCTGTTCTCAATTCAGAGCAACTGCTGCAAACAGCTATTTTGCTTTCTGAGAAGATTGATGAAACAAAGCACAGTCTGACTTTTGTTGTAAGTTCTTGGTACAGGCTGGCAAGGCAGTTAATTGGCTTTATGCCTCCATGTAGTTCTCATGACGAAATCCAAAGTTTCGATGAGATCATGGAGATTTTAGAGACGCTGGTTCAGTTAATTAGCAAAGTGGTCCATTCAGATGACAGAAAATTGCTCCCCGAGTGTTCCAGCCTTCAGGAAATTTTCCTGCGAGTTCAAACTAAGTTCACTTGCGTACAAACCAGAACAAAATACCTACTTGAAAAAGCACAGGATATTAGTAGATCTCATCCTGATTTCACTAAACAGGACAGATTTGATGCAAGTTGCATTCTGTGGTCTGTTACTATCCAAGCATTGTTAAATATTGTAGATCAGTTTATAGGAAGAGATGTATTGGCCCTAAAAGAGTTACAAACTAAAATGAAATACCGGCTTTGCTTGCAGAGCACACTGACAATAGTATCTGAAAATTCTGTTAGAATACAGGAAGCTGCTAAGTTGTCAATTCTGTTATGTGCTAGACAAGGTATTGAGAATGAGATTCCATCTCAAATAGAACAGATCAAAATATTGACAGAATCTCTGCTTCAAGTTGCAAATGCTCTGGCAGTCTCTCCAATTGCTGCTCCTAGTTTATTGGTTCAGTTTGAAGTTCTCCAAAGAAAACTTGCCCTAACAGCCAAAGCCATCTTGCTTCAACTGAATGGACTCAATGGAGAATACTTGAGCAGCATCCAGAGTGTTGTCAGATTAAGCCAATTTATATCACATGGCACTGGAAGTAACAGTGACCTCATCCAAAAGGAGACCTTTGGAAGAAAGGCAGCCTTCCTCAAAGCAAATATCCAAATGGTGGACAAAGTCATCCGGGATGCACTGGAGGAGCCATCCAAATTCCCAAAGCTGAAAGAGAATTTACTTGCCACTACAGGGAACCTTCTCCTTCTTACTGATGAAATTATGGGACTAGCTGGACAATTCCACAGCCAATTAGACCAGCATCATCATCTGGTAGATAGTCTTCTATATGAGTGGTCTGCTAAAGCTGGTTATCTTGTGAGACAGCTTCAGTCCATGAAGGGCATCAGTGAAACAGTTCTGCAAGTTGTTAGAAGGTGCTTACAAAATGATGAGGAACATATTTATTCCATCCAGCCTTCCTCATTGAAGAAAGAAGATTATACGCAGCATCAGAACACCCTATCCTCAGGACACAAAGCCATCAAGGCTGGAGAAGGATTTTTTTCTGCCAGTAACAAAATTACCATG TATTCGGAAGATCTTCCAAGTGATTTCCAGCCTAGTCACTCTGAATGCAGTTTGAGTCCAACTTCCTCACTGGGAGACTTGGAGAACCATGGCTGTCTTATTTCACAAATAATTGAGGAAATGAGAGTTCAAGTGTCATACATGGCCCAGTTTCTAAAAAGGAAAGGGCCAATCATG accAAAGAGGAAGTCATTGCCACGGCTATTCAAGTTATTGCTGGAGGGGACGCACTGGTGAAATTTGCTGGCAGAATTACAAAGGATTGCTTAAATGAAAGATGTGCAGCTGAACTGCTGTGTGCCTTGGAGAAAACCAAAACAATTAACTATCAACTTAGCATCGTTACCCG GGTAATTGCATCAACAGGTAGCAGTAGATCGTCTGTGGAACATCTTGTAAGCAATGCTCAAAATCTGTTCCAGGGAATTCTTCAAATGTTTATGGCAGCAGAAGCCGCTTGTGTCAAA GGTTTGCAACACCCATCCACTGATACAGAAGAATCAAATACAGCTACATTTTGCAGCCAATCGAGGAAGAGTCTTGGTTGGTATGGGGCGAAGGAAAGTTTGAATTCAGACAAAGAGGAGCTCGGACTCTGCAAAACAGGACTGTGGCCCAGCCCACTTTCACCTCTGTGA